In the genome of Oncorhynchus keta strain PuntledgeMale-10-30-2019 unplaced genomic scaffold, Oket_V2 Un_contig_5916_pilon_pilon, whole genome shotgun sequence, one region contains:
- the LOC118362804 gene encoding zinc finger protein 271-like isoform X2: MQHQEVDKGKSLQRKKSSTKLSHPQRHLQAHSRKTSSHCSDSDECFSSVSSYQCTECKKRFSSNAGLQKHMRIHSGERPFQCSQCDKSFINSSNLYQHLPVHSGEKPHHCSDCGRTFSTVRYLTKHKRLHSGIKPFCCHQCDKRFIRSDQLKVHMMAHTGERPYQCGQCEKSFKMKSNLKDHLLLHKVEMSHHSPDCDQSFSTEETLKEHMLLHTGEKPFHCLQCDKRSNELKDHMMTHEEQPDSQPSSANRSPSSRHEEQECQEMSLAVKKNSDLIQHLQVNSGEKPFHCLHCENRYSTSEELKEHMTIHADELPDSQPVSENRSITRSLENQCQEMAHTVKKPDRSPDYGTDFAQQDNLTEHQQTHTGKKSHHCPECGKKYHSASHFKEHLRSHTGERPYQCSQCAKTFTKQIHLKRHLSSHSGEKLYHCENCHLYFPNALELKRHKHTGKKPHQCSVCSVSFHLLEDLKAHERIHTENPHHCSDCGRNFSTAGCLKKHKLLHSGEKPFHCTQCDKRYTRADQLKDHMKIHSEEKPYQCPVCEKKFHDSSKLKVHQRAVHTASSYICSDCGKSFALLGNLNAHQRTHTGVKPHQCLICEKRYSKRSHLKEHVRIHTGERPYQCSQCEKTFTTQTGLNHHLYTHTGEKPRHHCPDCNESFTSWRPFKRHKQQHTGEKPHLCSNCGLTFLIEEDLKAHERIHTGEKPHHCSECGKGLSSEGNLKKHKRLHTGEKPFHCTHCDEKFTRSDRLKVHIMSHNGEKPYQCPECEKSYNNSTQLKNHQRIIHRQDKPYLCSDCGKSFGKLGNLTDHQRMHTGEKPYVCPECGKQFSHGKHLKIHQREHTGEKPYQCLDCEKCFTRVDYLKIHQVTHRPPHMRSTGDKPHRCSDCGKCFRQISGLRAHQQTHTGESLYDCTGYEKSFVNL, translated from the coding sequence ATGCAACACCAGGAAGTTGACAAAGGAAAGAGCCTTCAACGTAAGAAGAGCTCCACAAAACTATCACACCCTCAACGACACCTGCAGGCACATTCTAGAAAGACGTCTTCCCACTGTTCAGATAGCGATGAATGTTTCTCTTCTGTGAGTTCTTACCAATGCACTGAATGTAAGAAGAGATTCTCTAGCAATGCAGGTCTTCAAAAACACATGCGAATACATAGTGGTGAGAGGCCTTTCCAGTGCTCACAGTGTGACAAGAGTTTCATTAATAGTTCAAATCTTTATCAACACCTGCCAGTGCACTCTGGAGAGAAGCCTCaccactgctctgactgtgggcgAACTTTCTCTACAGTGCGGTATTTAACGAAACACAAGCGGCTACATTCAGGGATTAAGCCTTTCTGTTGCCATCAGTGTGACAAGAGGTTCATCAGATCAGACCAGTTAAAAGTCCATATGATGGCACATACTGGGGAGCGGCCTTACCAATGTGGTCAGTGTGAGAAGAGTTTTAAAATGAAGTCAAATCTTAAAGACCACCTGTTATTACACAAGGTGGAGATGTCTCACCACAGCCCTGACTGTGATCAAAGTTTCTCCACTGAGGAAACTTTAAAGGAACACATGCTGTTACACACGGGAGAGAAACCTTTCCACTGTCTGCAATGCGACAAGAGGTCAAATGAGTTAAAAGATCATATGATGACTCATGAGGAGCAGCCTGATTCTCAGCCAAGTTCTGCTAATAGGTCACCAAGTTCCAGACATGAAGAACAAGAATGTCAGGAAATGTCACTTGCTGTCAAAAAAAACTCTGATCTTATTCAACACTTGCAAGTAAATTCTGGAGAAAAGCCATTCCACTGTCTGCATTGCGAGAATAggtacagtacttcagaggagtTGAAAGAACATATGACGATTCATGCTGACGAGCTGCCTGATTCTCAGCCTGTTTCTGAGAATAGATCAATTACCAGAAGTTTAGAAAACCAATGTCAAGAGATGGCCCATACTGTCAAAAAACCTGACCGTAGCCCTGACTATGGAACAGATTTCGCTCAACAAGACAACCTGAcagaacaccaacaaacacacaccgGGAAAAAGTCTCACCACTGCCCTGAATGTGGGAAAAAATACCATAGCGCTTCACATTTCAAAGAACACCTGCGCTCACACACTGGTGAGAGACCTTACCAGTGTTCTCAGTGTGCGAAGACTTTCACAAAACAAATACATCTTAAGCGGCATCTGTCCTCACACTCTGGAGAGAAACTTTACCATTGTGAAAATTGCCATTTATATTTCCCAAATGCATTGGAATTGAAAAGACACAAGCACACTGGAAAGAAGCCTCACCAATgctctgtctgtagtgttagtttccatTTATTAGAAGATCTAAAAGCACATGAAAGGATTCACACAGAGAATCCTCACCACTGCTCTGACTGCGGGCGAAATTTCTCTACTGCAGGTTGTTTAAAGAAACACAAGCTGTTACATTCAGGAGAGAAACCTTTCCACTGCACACAGTGTGATAAGCGGTACACCAGAGCTGACCAGTTAAAAGATCATATGAAAATACATTCTGAAGAGAAGCCTTACCAATGCCCTGTTTGTGAGAAGAAATTCCATGATTCTAGCAAATTAAAAGTTCACCAGAGAGCAGTGCATACAGCATCTTCTTACAtttgctctgactgtggaaagagcTTTGCTCTACTGGGCAACCTTAATGCCCACCAGCGAACTCACACTGGGGTAAAGCCTCACCAGTGCCTCATCTGTGAAAAGAGATACTCAAAACGATCACATCTTAAAGAACATGTGCGTATACACACTGGTGAGAGACCTTACCAGTGCTCTCAGTGTGAAAAGACTTTCACAACACAAACAGGTCTTAACCatcacctgtacacacacactggagagaagccccGTCACCACTGTCCAGACTGTAACGAAAGTTTTACATCTTGGAGACCTTTTAAgagacataaacaacaacacactggagagaagcctcaCCTGTGCTCTAACTGTGGTCTTACCTTCCTTATAGAAGAAGACCTAAAAGCACACGAAAGgatacacactggagagaagcctcaCCACTGTTCTGAGTGCGGGAAAGGGTTATCTTCAGAAGGTAATTTGAAAAAACACAAGCGGTTACATACTGGAGAGAAGCCTTTTCATTGTACGCATTGTGATGAGAAGTTCACAAGATCAGATCGGTTGAAAGTTCATATTATGTCGCATAATGGAGAGAAACCATACCAATGTCCTGAATGTGAGAAAAGCTACAATAATTCCACCCAATTGAAAAATCATCagagaataatacatagacaagATAAACCATACCtttgctctgactgtggaaagagcTTTGGTAAACTAGGCAACCTTACAGACCACCAGCGAATGCAtactggagagaagccttatgtCTGCCCTGAGTGTGGGAAACAGTTTAGCCACGGAAAACACTTAAAGATACATCAGCGTGAACATACTGGAGAAAAACCGTATCAATGTCTTGACTGTGAGAAATGTTTCACCCGGGTAGATTATCTAAAAATACACCAGGTTACGCATAGGCCTCCTCACATGCGCTCTACTGGAGATAAACCCCAtcgctgctctgactgtgggaagtgTTTCAGGCAGATTTCTGGCCTTAGAGCACATCAGCAAACCCACACTGGAGAATCTCTTTATGACTGTACTGGATATGAAAAGAGTTTTGTAAACCTGTAA
- the LOC118362804 gene encoding zinc finger protein 420-like isoform X1: MTRERETLLDEIELSLYTLSEDNLHYLCDRCGIGGKDGSEVTGKSQRSLRRIVGEYCENVIIMDSEDQGISQLLQLKEDIKGIQKDASNVPTSPSQSATVEVDSSQASCDGEPNEGGVWLPNNRQLADPAPEWLIIPQQRESLVPSCDSGAQSLQQDATLLLEDCRFMLGQRFNIKVEKEEDMISVFANAGVCPPESSDSSVEALSTSGMQHQEVDKGKSLQRKKSSTKLSHPQRHLQAHSRKTSSHCSDSDECFSSVSSYQCTECKKRFSSNAGLQKHMRIHSGERPFQCSQCDKSFINSSNLYQHLPVHSGEKPHHCSDCGRTFSTVRYLTKHKRLHSGIKPFCCHQCDKRFIRSDQLKVHMMAHTGERPYQCGQCEKSFKMKSNLKDHLLLHKVEMSHHSPDCDQSFSTEETLKEHMLLHTGEKPFHCLQCDKRSNELKDHMMTHEEQPDSQPSSANRSPSSRHEEQECQEMSLAVKKNSDLIQHLQVNSGEKPFHCLHCENRYSTSEELKEHMTIHADELPDSQPVSENRSITRSLENQCQEMAHTVKKPDRSPDYGTDFAQQDNLTEHQQTHTGKKSHHCPECGKKYHSASHFKEHLRSHTGERPYQCSQCAKTFTKQIHLKRHLSSHSGEKLYHCENCHLYFPNALELKRHKHTGKKPHQCSVCSVSFHLLEDLKAHERIHTENPHHCSDCGRNFSTAGCLKKHKLLHSGEKPFHCTQCDKRYTRADQLKDHMKIHSEEKPYQCPVCEKKFHDSSKLKVHQRAVHTASSYICSDCGKSFALLGNLNAHQRTHTGVKPHQCLICEKRYSKRSHLKEHVRIHTGERPYQCSQCEKTFTTQTGLNHHLYTHTGEKPRHHCPDCNESFTSWRPFKRHKQQHTGEKPHLCSNCGLTFLIEEDLKAHERIHTGEKPHHCSECGKGLSSEGNLKKHKRLHTGEKPFHCTHCDEKFTRSDRLKVHIMSHNGEKPYQCPECEKSYNNSTQLKNHQRIIHRQDKPYLCSDCGKSFGKLGNLTDHQRMHTGEKPYVCPECGKQFSHGKHLKIHQREHTGEKPYQCLDCEKCFTRVDYLKIHQVTHRPPHMRSTGDKPHRCSDCGKCFRQISGLRAHQQTHTGESLYDCTGYEKSFVNL, from the exons ATGACTCGGGAGAGGGAAACATTGTTGGATGAAATTGAACTGAGTTTATATACTTTATCTGAGGACAATTTACATTACTTGTGCGACCGTTGTGGAATAGGGGGCAAGGATGGATCAGAAGTCACAGGAAAGAGTCAACGCTCATTGCGTCGTATAGTAGGGGAGTATTGTGAAAATGTAATCATAATGGATTCAGAGGACCAGGGAATCTCTCAGTTACTCCAACTGAAAGAAGACATCAAAGGAATACAGAAAGATGCTAGCAATGTGCCAACAAGTCCCAGCCAGTCAGCGACTGTAGAGGTGGACAGCTCACAAGCAAGCTGCGATGGTGAACCGAATGAGGGAGGCGTTTGGCTACCGAACAACAGGCAGTTGGCGGATCCAGCTCCAGAGTGGCTCATTATACCCCAGCAGAGGGAGTCACTGGTTCCTAGttgtgacagtggagcccagtCGTTACAGCAGGATGCAACACTGCTGCTGGAGGACTGCAGGTTTATGCTGGGGCAGAGATTCAACATCAAAGTAGAAAAGGAGGAGGATATGATTTCAGTCTTTGCTAATGCAG GAGTGTGTCCTCCTGAGTCCTCAGACTCATCAGTGGAGGCATTGTCTACATCAGGCATGCAACACCAGGAAGTTGACAAAGGAAAGAGCCTTCAACGTAAGAAGAGCTCCACAAAACTATCACACCCTCAACGACACCTGCAGGCACATTCTAGAAAGACGTCTTCCCACTGTTCAGATAGCGATGAATGTTTCTCTTCTGTGAGTTCTTACCAATGCACTGAATGTAAGAAGAGATTCTCTAGCAATGCAGGTCTTCAAAAACACATGCGAATACATAGTGGTGAGAGGCCTTTCCAGTGCTCACAGTGTGACAAGAGTTTCATTAATAGTTCAAATCTTTATCAACACCTGCCAGTGCACTCTGGAGAGAAGCCTCaccactgctctgactgtgggcgAACTTTCTCTACAGTGCGGTATTTAACGAAACACAAGCGGCTACATTCAGGGATTAAGCCTTTCTGTTGCCATCAGTGTGACAAGAGGTTCATCAGATCAGACCAGTTAAAAGTCCATATGATGGCACATACTGGGGAGCGGCCTTACCAATGTGGTCAGTGTGAGAAGAGTTTTAAAATGAAGTCAAATCTTAAAGACCACCTGTTATTACACAAGGTGGAGATGTCTCACCACAGCCCTGACTGTGATCAAAGTTTCTCCACTGAGGAAACTTTAAAGGAACACATGCTGTTACACACGGGAGAGAAACCTTTCCACTGTCTGCAATGCGACAAGAGGTCAAATGAGTTAAAAGATCATATGATGACTCATGAGGAGCAGCCTGATTCTCAGCCAAGTTCTGCTAATAGGTCACCAAGTTCCAGACATGAAGAACAAGAATGTCAGGAAATGTCACTTGCTGTCAAAAAAAACTCTGATCTTATTCAACACTTGCAAGTAAATTCTGGAGAAAAGCCATTCCACTGTCTGCATTGCGAGAATAggtacagtacttcagaggagtTGAAAGAACATATGACGATTCATGCTGACGAGCTGCCTGATTCTCAGCCTGTTTCTGAGAATAGATCAATTACCAGAAGTTTAGAAAACCAATGTCAAGAGATGGCCCATACTGTCAAAAAACCTGACCGTAGCCCTGACTATGGAACAGATTTCGCTCAACAAGACAACCTGAcagaacaccaacaaacacacaccgGGAAAAAGTCTCACCACTGCCCTGAATGTGGGAAAAAATACCATAGCGCTTCACATTTCAAAGAACACCTGCGCTCACACACTGGTGAGAGACCTTACCAGTGTTCTCAGTGTGCGAAGACTTTCACAAAACAAATACATCTTAAGCGGCATCTGTCCTCACACTCTGGAGAGAAACTTTACCATTGTGAAAATTGCCATTTATATTTCCCAAATGCATTGGAATTGAAAAGACACAAGCACACTGGAAAGAAGCCTCACCAATgctctgtctgtagtgttagtttccatTTATTAGAAGATCTAAAAGCACATGAAAGGATTCACACAGAGAATCCTCACCACTGCTCTGACTGCGGGCGAAATTTCTCTACTGCAGGTTGTTTAAAGAAACACAAGCTGTTACATTCAGGAGAGAAACCTTTCCACTGCACACAGTGTGATAAGCGGTACACCAGAGCTGACCAGTTAAAAGATCATATGAAAATACATTCTGAAGAGAAGCCTTACCAATGCCCTGTTTGTGAGAAGAAATTCCATGATTCTAGCAAATTAAAAGTTCACCAGAGAGCAGTGCATACAGCATCTTCTTACAtttgctctgactgtggaaagagcTTTGCTCTACTGGGCAACCTTAATGCCCACCAGCGAACTCACACTGGGGTAAAGCCTCACCAGTGCCTCATCTGTGAAAAGAGATACTCAAAACGATCACATCTTAAAGAACATGTGCGTATACACACTGGTGAGAGACCTTACCAGTGCTCTCAGTGTGAAAAGACTTTCACAACACAAACAGGTCTTAACCatcacctgtacacacacactggagagaagccccGTCACCACTGTCCAGACTGTAACGAAAGTTTTACATCTTGGAGACCTTTTAAgagacataaacaacaacacactggagagaagcctcaCCTGTGCTCTAACTGTGGTCTTACCTTCCTTATAGAAGAAGACCTAAAAGCACACGAAAGgatacacactggagagaagcctcaCCACTGTTCTGAGTGCGGGAAAGGGTTATCTTCAGAAGGTAATTTGAAAAAACACAAGCGGTTACATACTGGAGAGAAGCCTTTTCATTGTACGCATTGTGATGAGAAGTTCACAAGATCAGATCGGTTGAAAGTTCATATTATGTCGCATAATGGAGAGAAACCATACCAATGTCCTGAATGTGAGAAAAGCTACAATAATTCCACCCAATTGAAAAATCATCagagaataatacatagacaagATAAACCATACCtttgctctgactgtggaaagagcTTTGGTAAACTAGGCAACCTTACAGACCACCAGCGAATGCAtactggagagaagccttatgtCTGCCCTGAGTGTGGGAAACAGTTTAGCCACGGAAAACACTTAAAGATACATCAGCGTGAACATACTGGAGAAAAACCGTATCAATGTCTTGACTGTGAGAAATGTTTCACCCGGGTAGATTATCTAAAAATACACCAGGTTACGCATAGGCCTCCTCACATGCGCTCTACTGGAGATAAACCCCAtcgctgctctgactgtgggaagtgTTTCAGGCAGATTTCTGGCCTTAGAGCACATCAGCAAACCCACACTGGAGAATCTCTTTATGACTGTACTGGATATGAAAAGAGTTTTGTAAACCTGTAA